One window of Flavobacterium ammonificans genomic DNA carries:
- the mce gene encoding methylmalonyl-CoA epimerase yields the protein MRKIEHIGIAVKDLDVSNALFEKLFGAPAYKAEEVASEGVTTSFFMNGPNKIELLAATNPDSTIAKFIEKKGEGIHHIAFDVEDIVSEIARLQKEGFVVLNETPKKGADNKLVAFLHPKSTNGVLIELCQEIPQ from the coding sequence ATGAGAAAAATAGAACATATCGGAATTGCAGTAAAAGATTTAGACGTTTCTAACGCGCTTTTTGAAAAGTTGTTTGGCGCACCAGCCTACAAAGCGGAAGAAGTTGCAAGTGAAGGCGTAACTACTTCGTTTTTTATGAACGGACCTAATAAAATCGAATTGTTAGCAGCGACTAATCCGGATAGTACAATAGCAAAGTTTATTGAGAAAAAAGGCGAAGGTATCCATCATATTGCGTTCGACGTAGAAGATATTGTATCTGAGATTGCCCGACTGCAAAAAGAAGGGTTTGTGGTATTAAATGAAACACCTAAGAAAGGTGCCGACAATAAGTTAGTAGCCTTTTTACATCCCAAAAGCACCAATGGCGTCTTGATTGAATTGTGTCAAGAGATTCCGCAATAG